Part of the Sodalinema gerasimenkoae IPPAS B-353 genome is shown below.
TCGCCCAGCTTATGCCAAGTTAGCATACTCTTCTGCTCAGTAGGGGGAAGAGGGAACAGGGAACAGGGAACAGGGAATAGGGAATAGGCAGTAGGCAGTAGGCAGTAGGCAGTAGGGGGGAACAAGGCAGTAGGCAGTAGAAAAGACGTAGGGGCGAACCCTTGCGGTCGGTGAGCGATAGCCGAACCGTGGTCGCCCTGGTCAGTTACTGGCGATCGCCATCCCAGGGAGCGCGTCGTCGCCGTCGATAGAGGGTCGCTCCTAGCATCAACAGTCCCATTAAACTCAAGGCCCCAAATAGGGGCAATATTTCCCCCGTTTCCAGGGCCTGAACTCCCGCACTTCCCAACAGCACAATTGGGAAAATCCCCGGAACCGTTCCCAACGCTGTCCCCAAGAGATAGTCTCGCAGGGAAATGCTACTTAACCCCGCCGCGATATTCACCAACCCATAGGGAATAATCGGCAGTAGGCGAATAGCAAATAGATAAAACACCCCCCCTTGCTGAAGTTCAGCATCCAGGGCTTGCCAACGTCCCCCCAACCGCTTGGCGATCGCCCCTCGTCCAAGGTGGCGACTGATCCCAAAGGCCAGAATCGCTGCCAGAATCGCTCCTAAACTTGTCCAAACCGTACCCCAAGCCGTGCCAAACAATGCCCCCCCCGTCAAATTCAGGGGCGTAGACGGGAGTAACAGCAGCGTTCCCAGACTATACAGCAACAGATAGAGAACCGGCGCCCACCACCCCGCCTCCTCAAGCCAGGCCCGCATCACCTCCATCTCCAGTTTTCCCAAACCATAAACCATCACGGCGGTTACTAGGAGAACCAGCAGCAGCCATCGTCCCAATCGGCGTCGAGAGGTAGACTGACTCACCCTTTCCCTCCTCCGTCTGAGCGAGATAGGGGGTCTAGGTTGGGATGGGGTTTGCCCTCAAAGCCATAGAGATCTCGCACCAAATACAACGGACGACCCTTAACTTCCTCATAGACTCGTCCCAAATACTCCCCAATCACCCCCAAACTAATGAGCTGAACTCCTCCCATAAATAACACCGCCACCATCAACGAGGCATAGCCAGGCACATCAATTCCAGAAATCAGAGTTCGGATGACTAAAAAAACGGCATACACTAGCGCCACTAAAGAAATTCCCAACCCTAAGTAACTCCACACCTTTAAGGGAATCGAACTAAACGCCGTAATGCCATCTAAGGCAAAGTTCCAAAGTTGCCAATAATTCCACTTACTTTGCCCAGCGTGGCGAGGATTGCGATCGTATTCGATCGCCACCTGTCGATAGCCCACCCAAGCAAACAACCCCTTCATAAAGCGGTTTCGTTCCGGTAATTGTTTCAGCGCCTCCACCACACGCCGATCCATCAAGCGAAAATCCCCCGTATCCTGAGGAATCGGGACCTGACTCACCCGTCCAAGGAGTCGATAAAAGTTACTCGCACTCGCCCGTTTAAGCCAACTTTCTCCTTGGCGATCGCGGCGAGTGGCATAGACCACATCATAACCCTGCCGCCATTTTTCCAGCAAATCTCCCATTAATTCTGGGGGATCTTGTAGGTCTGCATCCAGAGGAATGACCGCCGCACCACAGGCATGATCTAGCCCCGCAGTCAGGGCAATATCTTTGCCGAAATTACGGGAAAAGTTTACAATTTTAATAGAAGGATTCTTGACGTGATACTCAATGAGCTGCTCTAAACTGCGATCGCGGCTACCATCATTAATACAGATAATCTCATAGGAGATATTCAACCCTTGCAAACTGTCTAAAACTCGCTCAAATAAATACCCTAAATTGGCTTCCTCATTATAAATAGGAATCACCACAGAAAGCGTTATCGACGCATCATCAAACTCAGGAGGAATTACCATAGACAGGAGACCAGGTTAAACAAAACATAAACTTAGCGGTAGATGACCCGAACTCGTCCTAACTGAATCCGATCAAACACCACATTGATTTCCTGATACTCCTCCATCGACAACCCTTTGCCCGAGAGCATCATACAGCTTAAGGTTAGATAATCCTGATGGGTGATGCTATGGCTTTCCAGACAGGACTCCACCAGCGATCGCATCGTGGCGAGCGTCTTTCCCGGTGATGGCTGACCCATGGCACAATCCTCCCGAATGTAACGGTTCTGATGACACCATGTTAAGTTGGATTGACCACAACTTGTTATGAGTTATGGAAATTTATCGACTCCCTGTCTTATCCGATAACTACATCTTTATCCTCCATGATCCACAGCAAAACCTGGCTGCTGTGGTTGATCCTGCCCAAGCGGGCCCCGTTTTAGAGAAACTACAAGACCTCAACGCCCAGCTCATCACCATCTTCAACACCCACCATCATGCCGATCATATCGGCGGAAATGGGGCCTTACGGGACGCCTTCCCGGATATCACCATCTATGGGGGGCGACACGATCGCGGCCGCATCCCTGGCCAGTCAGTCTTCTTAGACGAGGGCGATCGCGTCGCCTTTGCCGGCCGAGAGGGCCATGTCTATTTTGTCCCTGGCCATACCCGCGCCCATATTGCCTACTATTTTCCCCCAACCCATCCCCGTGACCCCGGCGACCTCTTTTGTGGAGATACCCTCTTTGCCGGAGGCTGTGGACGACTCTTTGAAGGAACCCCAGCCCAGATGCTAGAGTCCCTGAGTAAACTGCGGAACCTCCCCGACGATACCCGCATCTGGTGCGCCCATGAATACACCCTAAAAAACCTCCAATTTGCCCTCACCGTCGATGGGGAGAACCCCCAACTTCAACAACGGTTTCAGGAGGTCAAAACCGCGCGATCGCGCCAGCACGCCACCGTTCCCTCCCGCATTGGCATCGAGAAACAAACCAATCCCTTCTTACGCTGTGATCATCCCCACCTACAACAGGCCGTTCAAGGTCGCGATAATGTCCAAACCTTTGCCCGTTTACGAGGACGTAAGGATCTGTTTTGAGAGGGAATAGAGAACAGGCAATCATGGATGGATTGAACCGATGATGCGTCCCCAACGGGGTTTATATTTAGGCCTACTCATCTTTCCCCTGAGTCCCCTACTCGGGGGAATTGCCATCGTAGGGGTGACGGCTTGGTATTGGTGGCAGAAGGGGCGATCGCAGCTGCAACAGCCCCTCACCTGGAGTTTCGGTCTGGCCGCCTTCCTGCTTCTGCTGTCGAGCCTACAGGCCCATGACCCCTCCATCTCCCTCCTCGGATTAGCCAATTTCTTGCCCTTCATGGCTATCTTTCTCGCCAGCCGGGCCCTCATTCAGCACCCCCAACACCGACAACACCTCAGCGACGTCATTGTCCTCTCCTCCCTCCCCGTCGCCATCATTGGTTTAGGACAACAGTACTTAGGCTGGCATGGCCCCATCCGTTTCGGCTGGCTGATATCCTGGGAACTTGAAGTTGGGGGAACCCCTCCCGGTCGCATGGCCTCCGTCTTTGGCTATGCCAACTCCCTGGCCAACTTTAGCCTCATCGCCTGGACTCTGGCGATCGGACTCACCCTACAGGCCTGGCGATCGCAGCAAACGTCCCGAGTCGCCGCCGGCCTCATCCTCATCTGCCTCAATAGCGCAGTCTTATTGGCCACATCCTCCCGCAACAGTTGGGGCGTGGCGGTTCTGATGGCCCTGATCTATGGCATCATCCTGGGTTGGCATTGGCTACTCGGAGTAATTGGGGCGATCGCTGCCCTCATCTTCGGGGCCGCCTTTGGTCCCCCTCCCCTGCAATCTCCCCTACAAACCCTCGTTCCCCGGGCCATCTGGGCCCGACTCAACGATGACCTCTACCCCTATCGCCCCATCGAAACCCTACGAACTACTCAATGGCAGTTCGCCTGGGACTTAAGCCAAGAACGCCCCCTCTGGGGTTGGGGACTGCGGCAATTTCCCCAACTCTATCAAGAACACACTGGAGTCTGGCTAGGACATCCCCATAACCTCCCCCTAATGCTGTTATCCGAAACCGGGATTCTCGCCACCCTAGCCCTGGGTCTGCCCATCGGCTGGATCTACTATCAGGCAGTCCGCCACCTCAAACAACAACAGTCTCAACCCGACCTCATCGCCCTCACTCTTCTCCTGGCCTTCACCGCCACCAGCCTTTTCCACCTCGTCGATGTCACCCTCTTTGATGCCCGCGTCAACATCCTCGGTTGGTTACTCCTAGCGGCCCTAGACGACGGAAAAAGCATTCCCCAATACAAAAAACCCGAGATCAGCTAAGACCTCAGGGCAAAAAATCATGAGTCGCAGAAGGCCAGGGCGAGACAGCGAGTGTTCCTCGCCCCCTCCCCCTCAGTACCATGGGTTAGAGGTAGGTTCCCCCCTACTGCCTACTGCCTACTGCCTACTGCCTCTCCCAACCTATTGCGCAACCACCACAGGAGTTCCTGGGTTAACCTTCTCATACATCGCCAGGATGTCATCATTGCGCATTCGTACACAACCATGGGACACCGCCTGACCAATTAACTCCTCATGGGGAGTTCCATGAAACGCAATCCAATCGTTGCCCTCATAGAAAACAATCACCGCCGGGCCAATAGGACTATCGGGTCCAGGGGGCACTAACTCACCCGTCCAGGGATTCTCCCACACCGGATCTAACGCCATATTCGTGACCTCAAACTCCCCAACGGGTGTTTCCCAACCCGGTTTCCCGATCGCCACCGGATAACTGGCCACAATTTCATCATCTTCATAGACATATACCCGCCGTTCTCCCAGACGCAGTTCAATGCGGGCAGAGGGTTTACCAATAGGATCGGGAGTCACCTGGGGGTCAGTGGGGGCATCGGGGGGACGGACATCGCCACCCGGTAAAAAGTCTCCTGGTTCACCCAGGGGAGGAACCTGAAGATTGGGATTAACCCGGAGACGGTAGGCCATCTCATCTTGGGCGATCGCCGCTCCCGGACTCAAGACCAAAATCGCGGCAGCACCCGAAGCTAGGGCACCGAGCAACTTAGGAAGATAGGACATAGGCTGACGTGGGGTCATGGTGGATGTGATTCTCCTCACTCAACGGACAAGGTCAAACAATAGCCAGTGACAATAAGTCGTAAAAGTCTCTACATATTCTATACGACAGTTTCCGAACTTAAGGGCAAAACCGTAACGTGGACTGTCCCGTCGTCGGATTAAACGCCAAGATATAGCCCCGATTACCGATACTATCAATAATCTCATGCCAGAGCTGTTCATCCCCATCCACCCCCGCCACATTGGTCCGTAGCAATTGGATCTGTTCATCCGAGAACACCCCCACAATCGCCGCATCCTCCTCCCCCCGACTCCCACCCATCACCGGGCGAGGATACAGGTGTAGAGTTTGGTCCGTGGCGATCGCCACCCGACGACAAGACTCTCCTACCCCCTCCCCCATACGTTGACTCAGAACCTCTCCCACCCCAGCCAAATCAGGAACCGGAGTCAGACTCATCGAACCCATTAACAGTAACGCCGTCAGCATGAGTAGCACCAAAATTTTTGATCTATCGCCTGCTAATATAACAGTCCCCCTCAGCAACACCCCCACCTCCCGTGACAATTCCTGTCCCATCCTTCCCCGTCCCCACTTCCCCGAATCCCTAAACCATTTCCCCGTCAACCCATGCACAACGTCCTCATTATTGGTGGAGGGGCCGCCGGCTTCTTTGGGGCTATCACCGCCGCCCAGCACAACCCCAACCTCAACATCACCCTCCTCGAAGCCAGCCGCCATCCCCTGCACAAAGTCCGCATCTCCGGCGGTGGACGCTGCAACGTCACCCACGCCTGTTTCGACCCCAAACAACTGGTTCAACATTATCCCCGAGGCAACAAAGCCCTACGGGGTCCCTTTAGCCGCTTCCAACCCCAAGACACCATCAACTGGTTTGCCCAACAGGGCGTAACCCTCAAAACCGAAGCCGACGGGCGAATGTTCCCCACCACCGACGACTCCGAAACCATCGCCCAATGCCTCCTCCACACCGCCCAACGCGCCGGAGTCCGACTCGAAACCCAAACCCCTGTCCAAGCCATCCAACGCCATCCCCAAGGCTTTCGCGTCAGTCTCCGTAACGGAGAAACCCGAGACTGCGATCGCCTCCTCCTGGCCACCGGCAGTCATCCCAGCGGCTATCGTTTCGCCCAATCCCTTGGCCACAGCATCATTCCCCCCGTCCCCTCCCTCTTCACCTTTAATATCCGCGACCCCCAACTCACCCAACTCGCTGGCATCTCCGTCCCCCAAGTCGAAATATCCCTACCCCAACACAAACTCAAACAACAGGGCCCCCTCCTCATCACACATTGGGGCCTCAGCGGTCCCGCCGTCCTCAAACTCTCCGCCTGGGGCGCCAGAACCCTCCATGGCGATCGCTATCGCAGCCCCATCCGTCTCAACTGGCTACCCCAACACAACCCCGAAACCCTCAAGCAGATCTATCAGCAGCAAAAAGCTAAGCATCCCCGTAAAACCCTCGGAAGTTTCTCCCCCATTCCCCTCTCCCGGAGACTCTGGGCCTACCACCTCCAAGCCACAGCCATCGACCCCCAAACCCGCTGGGCCGAACTCTCCAAAAAAGCCCTCAACCGTCTCAGCCAGCAACTACTTCAGAGTGAATATGCCATCGAAGGCAAAGGCATCTTCAAAGACGAATTCGTCACCTGCGGCGGCATCAACTTAAAAGAAATCAACTTCAAGACCCTAGAAAGCCGCCTCTGTCCCCACTTGTACTTAGCCGGAGAACTCCTAGACATCGACGGTATCACCGGCGGCTTCAACTTCCAGAACGCCTGGACGACCAGTTGGCTAGCCGGCCAAGCCCTAGCCCAACCCTAACCCCAACCCCCCAACCAAGAAACCGAGTTTCTGACCCCTCGCCCCAACCCCACCACCCAACTCTCCCTTCTACCACTTGCCCAAGTTCGGGCAAGTTGGAATCGATAAGTCTAGGTCTTAAAACGAATCAACGCCCGAACACATCCTACCGCCCCCTTCTTCCCCTACTGCCTACTGCCTACTGCCTACTGCCTTCTTCCCCCTATTCCCCCCATCCCCTAAAATACCCCTATCCCCAACAACCCAACCCATGACCGACAAACTAAGAGTCTACGTCCCCCCCCATCCCCTAATTCAGAACTGGCTCACCATGGCCCGGGAAGCCTCCACCCCCCCCGTCCTCTTCCGCACCGCCATGACCGAACTCGGGCGTTGGCTTACCTACGAAGCCATCCGTGACTGGATTCCCACCCAACCCGTCAGCGTCCAAACCCCCCTCGCCCCCGCCCAAGGAACCCTCGTCCGTTCCGACATCCCCCTCGCCATTGTCCCCATCCTGAGAGCCGGCCTTGCCCTCCTCCCAGGAATGCAAGACGTCCTCCCCGCCGCCACCATCTATCACCTCGGCATGGTTCGCGACGAAACCAGCCTTGACACCAGTTGCTATCTCAACAAACTCCCCCAAGAATTTCCCCCAGACTTGCATCTGATTATTAGCGAACCCATGCTCGCCACCGGCGGAACCCTCGATAAAACCCTCGAACTCCTCACCGAGCGGGGTCTAACAGCCGATCGCCTCCGCATCGTCTCCATCGTCGCCGCTCCCCCAGCCCTACAACGACTCAATGACAAGTATTCCGGACTCGTCGTCTACGCCGCCACCATCGACGAAGGCCTCGACGATCGCGGCTTCATCATCCCCGGCCTCGGCGACGCCGGCGATCGCAGCTTCGGAACCTAGCCCCCAGGCCCCCCCAGCAATGCTAGACTGAAAAGCAGAGCGATCGCGAAGATGTAGAGGATCAAACAACGGTGAGTAATCGAAACGGTTTCACAGGTGGATTTTTAGCCGGAGCCATATTCGGCAGCGTCGTCGGCGGTGTCCTTGGCTCCGTCCTAGCCTCTCGCAGTAGCAACGACAGCCGCAGCGACGACGACAACAACCGCCGTCTCCCCGACCGGGATAGTAACAACTCCCTCCTCAATCCCGAAGGAATGGAATCCGCCCGCCGCAACCTCGAAGACAAAATTGCCCAACTCAACGACACCATCGACGACGTGCGCGAACAACTCCACGTCGTCAACCGTCAAGAACACCCCGATCGCCCCCTCACCCCCCTCGACGAGCAATAACCGCTCCCCAGGCGATCGACTACAATAGTCAAAGATAATCCAGATGCCCTAACACCCAAAGCCCAAAAAGTCAAGGCATCGTTAAAAAAATACACAATACAACCTCAACCCAGCCATGGAATCCATCGTCTTACTTCTCGCCCAAACCCTAGTCACCTTCTTCAACATCTACTTTGCCCTACTCATCATCCGCATCCTTCTAACCTGGTTTCCCAACGTAGACTGGAGTATGCCGCCCCTAGCCATTCTCAGCCAGCTCACGGACCCTTATCTAAACATTTTCCGCAACATCATCCCCCCCATTGGCGGCATCGACTTCTCCGCTATCCTCGCCATCCTACTCCTACAAGTCGTCCAATCCATCATCCCCAGCCTCCTCATGTCCCTAGTCTAAGCCCAAAACCCCCCCCAAAAAACGAAACCGAGTGTCTCCAAGACACCCGGTTTCTGGCATTCGACCCCTCTGCCTCTTGCCATCCCCTCTTGGGAGGGGTTAGGGGTGGGTTCCCCCTACTGCCTACTGCCTTCTTCTCCCCCCTAACGCCGAACCCGTCCCGTAAACCCCGAAGCCTTAAACTGCTTCAAATGCAACGGCAGAGGCTGATTTGCCGGAACCATAATCTGTAACTCAAACTCACTCACCCCAGGGGGAACCTCCTCGATCGCCCCCAACCGAGTTCGATTCGGCATAACATTACTATTATTCGCATCATAAATACGGCCAAAAATATCCGCATTCACCACCATTTTACCTGACTTATTCTCCGCCTTACCCGTCACAATAAAACACCTCGCCGACTGCATCGACCCACTCACCACCGCCCCATCCGCCAGAGACGGCGGGCAGTCCTCATAGGACAAATCCGAAATATCAATCGGAGTTAACGCCACAGCCATCGGCATCCAAAGCCCAG
Proteins encoded:
- a CDS encoding TVP38/TMEM64 family protein — protein: MSQSTSRRRLGRWLLLVLLVTAVMVYGLGKLEMEVMRAWLEEAGWWAPVLYLLLYSLGTLLLLPSTPLNLTGGALFGTAWGTVWTSLGAILAAILAFGISRHLGRGAIAKRLGGRWQALDAELQQGGVFYLFAIRLLPIIPYGLVNIAAGLSSISLRDYLLGTALGTVPGIFPIVLLGSAGVQALETGEILPLFGALSLMGLLMLGATLYRRRRRAPWDGDRQ
- a CDS encoding glycosyltransferase family 2 protein; its protein translation is MVIPPEFDDASITLSVVIPIYNEEANLGYLFERVLDSLQGLNISYEIICINDGSRDRSLEQLIEYHVKNPSIKIVNFSRNFGKDIALTAGLDHACGAAVIPLDADLQDPPELMGDLLEKWRQGYDVVYATRRDRQGESWLKRASASNFYRLLGRVSQVPIPQDTGDFRLMDRRVVEALKQLPERNRFMKGLFAWVGYRQVAIEYDRNPRHAGQSKWNYWQLWNFALDGITAFSSIPLKVWSYLGLGISLVALVYAVFLVIRTLISGIDVPGYASLMVAVLFMGGVQLISLGVIGEYLGRVYEEVKGRPLYLVRDLYGFEGKPHPNLDPLSRSDGGGKG
- the gloB gene encoding hydroxyacylglutathione hydrolase, whose amino-acid sequence is MEIYRLPVLSDNYIFILHDPQQNLAAVVDPAQAGPVLEKLQDLNAQLITIFNTHHHADHIGGNGALRDAFPDITIYGGRHDRGRIPGQSVFLDEGDRVAFAGREGHVYFVPGHTRAHIAYYFPPTHPRDPGDLFCGDTLFAGGCGRLFEGTPAQMLESLSKLRNLPDDTRIWCAHEYTLKNLQFALTVDGENPQLQQRFQEVKTARSRQHATVPSRIGIEKQTNPFLRCDHPHLQQAVQGRDNVQTFARLRGRKDLF
- a CDS encoding O-antigen ligase family protein codes for the protein MMRPQRGLYLGLLIFPLSPLLGGIAIVGVTAWYWWQKGRSQLQQPLTWSFGLAAFLLLLSSLQAHDPSISLLGLANFLPFMAIFLASRALIQHPQHRQHLSDVIVLSSLPVAIIGLGQQYLGWHGPIRFGWLISWELEVGGTPPGRMASVFGYANSLANFSLIAWTLAIGLTLQAWRSQQTSRVAAGLILICLNSAVLLATSSRNSWGVAVLMALIYGIILGWHWLLGVIGAIAALIFGAAFGPPPLQSPLQTLVPRAIWARLNDDLYPYRPIETLRTTQWQFAWDLSQERPLWGWGLRQFPQLYQEHTGVWLGHPHNLPLMLLSETGILATLALGLPIGWIYYQAVRHLKQQQSQPDLIALTLLLAFTATSLFHLVDVTLFDARVNILGWLLLAALDDGKSIPQYKKPEIS
- a CDS encoding L,D-transpeptidase, whose product is MSYLPKLLGALASGAAAILVLSPGAAIAQDEMAYRLRVNPNLQVPPLGEPGDFLPGGDVRPPDAPTDPQVTPDPIGKPSARIELRLGERRVYVYEDDEIVASYPVAIGKPGWETPVGEFEVTNMALDPVWENPWTGELVPPGPDSPIGPAVIVFYEGNDWIAFHGTPHEELIGQAVSHGCVRMRNDDILAMYEKVNPGTPVVVAQ
- a CDS encoding NAD(P)/FAD-dependent oxidoreductase — protein: MHNVLIIGGGAAGFFGAITAAQHNPNLNITLLEASRHPLHKVRISGGGRCNVTHACFDPKQLVQHYPRGNKALRGPFSRFQPQDTINWFAQQGVTLKTEADGRMFPTTDDSETIAQCLLHTAQRAGVRLETQTPVQAIQRHPQGFRVSLRNGETRDCDRLLLATGSHPSGYRFAQSLGHSIIPPVPSLFTFNIRDPQLTQLAGISVPQVEISLPQHKLKQQGPLLITHWGLSGPAVLKLSAWGARTLHGDRYRSPIRLNWLPQHNPETLKQIYQQQKAKHPRKTLGSFSPIPLSRRLWAYHLQATAIDPQTRWAELSKKALNRLSQQLLQSEYAIEGKGIFKDEFVTCGGINLKEINFKTLESRLCPHLYLAGELLDIDGITGGFNFQNAWTTSWLAGQALAQP
- the upp gene encoding uracil phosphoribosyltransferase; the protein is MTDKLRVYVPPHPLIQNWLTMAREASTPPVLFRTAMTELGRWLTYEAIRDWIPTQPVSVQTPLAPAQGTLVRSDIPLAIVPILRAGLALLPGMQDVLPAATIYHLGMVRDETSLDTSCYLNKLPQEFPPDLHLIISEPMLATGGTLDKTLELLTERGLTADRLRIVSIVAAPPALQRLNDKYSGLVVYAATIDEGLDDRGFIIPGLGDAGDRSFGT
- a CDS encoding YggT family protein; amino-acid sequence: MESIVLLLAQTLVTFFNIYFALLIIRILLTWFPNVDWSMPPLAILSQLTDPYLNIFRNIIPPIGGIDFSAILAILLLQVVQSIIPSLLMSLV